A DNA window from Chlamydia felis Fe/C-56 contains the following coding sequences:
- a CDS encoding rod shape-determining protein MreC has product MSTMKKPEGRRSAIKTTGPVVYRRHKKHRLYVYLVISLIIVLCWSLPRPFYENIQKRFIAVYTRIFCKHTEVSPLDDAIQNIENIILKDRIAVLEERLQAYEAANYTPSVFSEILSPYFRKLIASRVIYRDPSHWGSSCWVNVGKEQKIQKNSPVLSGKVLVGLVDYVGEQQSRIRLITDVGMQPSVIAVRGGIQARLVKDQIHDLSKNLERLPDTYILEKDKYEKVDQLEEIYSSIQCNEENSLLLRGTLSGNGGPLWKDETLVLHGEGFCFSDGKSLRTGDILITTGLDGVFPPGLYVAEITKVCPPREGACSYKIEAKSLASDLTNLSSVLILPVMEFNPNDRPDIFGLLWD; this is encoded by the coding sequence ATGAGTACAATGAAAAAGCCTGAGGGACGCCGTTCCGCGATAAAAACAACAGGTCCTGTTGTTTATCGTCGACATAAAAAGCACAGGTTGTATGTCTATTTAGTCATTTCATTAATTATTGTTTTGTGTTGGAGTTTGCCAAGACCTTTTTATGAAAATATCCAAAAGCGTTTCATAGCTGTGTATACGCGTATTTTTTGTAAACATACAGAGGTATCTCCCCTAGATGATGCTATTCAAAATATCGAAAACATCATTTTAAAAGATCGTATTGCCGTATTAGAAGAGCGTCTACAGGCTTATGAGGCTGCTAACTACACACCCTCAGTATTTTCAGAAATCTTATCTCCTTATTTTCGCAAATTAATAGCTAGTCGCGTAATTTACCGCGATCCCTCGCATTGGGGAAGTTCTTGTTGGGTAAACGTAGGAAAGGAACAAAAAATACAGAAAAACTCTCCAGTGTTATCTGGAAAAGTTCTTGTAGGTCTTGTAGATTATGTGGGAGAACAACAATCCCGGATACGTTTGATTACTGATGTAGGTATGCAACCTTCGGTAATAGCTGTGCGTGGAGGAATACAAGCTCGATTAGTCAAAGATCAGATTCACGACCTTAGTAAGAACTTAGAACGTCTCCCTGATACCTACATTCTTGAAAAAGATAAATATGAAAAAGTTGATCAACTAGAAGAGATTTATTCGTCTATACAATGTAACGAAGAAAATTCTCTGCTTTTACGCGGTACTTTATCAGGAAATGGTGGGCCTTTATGGAAAGATGAAACTCTAGTTTTACATGGGGAGGGATTTTGTTTTTCGGATGGTAAAAGCCTGCGTACCGGGGATATTTTAATCACAACCGGATTAGATGGCGTTTTCCCCCCAGGATTATATGTTGCCGAGATTACCAAAGTTTGCCCTCCAAGAGAGGGAGCTTGTTCTTACAAAATAGAAGCAAAATCTTTGGCTTCGGACTTAACAAATCTATCTTCTGTTTTGATTCTTCCTGTTATGGAGTTTAATCCTAATGATAGGCCGGATATTTTTGGTTTATTGTGGGATTAA